The candidate division WOR-3 bacterium genomic interval AACAAAATAAATTATTGAAATTTAATGACTTATGAAAATTATAAATGTAAAAATTTTTAAATAGAAATATAATGTCGCATTTTACTTATATCATTAGCGCAAATTTGGCATTTAATTTTTGACAAAAATATGTAAATGGAGTATAATTTATGTTTATAATGTGGAAATTAATGCCGATAGATGAACAAGAATTTAGAATATTAAAAGAAAATGTGTCTTTGCCTGAAGGTTTTTTAAGAATTCTTTATTTAAGAAAAAATCGGAAAAAAGAAGATGTTGAAAATTTTCTCTATCCTTCTTTAAAATCGTTATTTTCTCCGGAATTATTGCCTGATTATGAAAAAGGAATAGAAAGAATAAAAAAGGCAATAAAAGGAGAAGAGAAGATTTTAATATGGGGTCATGAAGATTTAGATGGAATTACAGCCACTGTGTTATTTTATAACATTTTAAAAGATTTAAGAGCAAAAGTTTCCTTTTATATTCCCGTTAAACATAAAAAGAAATATGGGTTAAATATAGAAGATTTAAAATTGTTTAAAAAAGAAGGTTTAGATTTAGTTATTATGGTTGATTCCGGCACAACTAATTTTTCAGAGATTGAGGAAGCCAAAAATTTGAAAGTAGATGTCATTGTTATTGATCATCACGAAGTATTAGAGAAACTACCTTCCGCAATCGCGGTGATTAATCCTAAAAGAAAAGATTCTTTATATTCTTTTCGAGAATTATCAGGAGTAGGAGTAGCTTTTAAATTTGCTATCGGTTTAATAAAAGAGTTAATGGAGATTTCTTTAGAAGAATTTTACTCTTGTAAAAAAGAACTGTTTTTTTTAACCGCCTTGGGGACAATTGCTGACCGAGTGCCTTTAATTTCAGAAAATCGAACAATAGTATCTTTGGGAACAAAAATTTTTGAAGATCTCCACCTGCCTTTTAAAATGCCTATTTTAAATATTCTGGAGAAAAGAAAATTTAGTGTAAGTAATTTTATCGTCTATCTTTTACCGATTTTTGCTAGTAGTGAAGGAAACAAAGGAGTGAGATTCTTTATCACAGATAATGAGAAGGAAGCAGAGGAAATTTTTCAAGAGTTTCAAATTCGTTCTAAAAAATGGCAAGAAGAGGCTAAAAGATCCCTAGAAATCGCAGAAGAAAA includes:
- a CDS encoding DHH family phosphoesterase, whose product is MPIDEQEFRILKENVSLPEGFLRILYLRKNRKKEDVENFLYPSLKSLFSPELLPDYEKGIERIKKAIKGEEKILIWGHEDLDGITATVLFYNILKDLRAKVSFYIPVKHKKKYGLNIEDLKLFKKEGLDLVIMVDSGTTNFSEIEEAKNLKVDVIVIDHHEVLEKLPSAIAVINPKRKDSLYSFRELSGVGVAFKFAIGLIKELMEISLEEFYSCKKELFFLTALGTIADRVPLISENRTIVSLGTKIFEDLHLPFKMPILNILEKRKFSVSNFIVYLLPIFASSEGNKGVRFFITDNEKEAEEIFQEFQIRSKKWQEEAKRSLEIAEEKKIITDKIIIVRNEELSLSCLGYVAGKFIEKYHLPTMVIGKVDEGRYVGECRSDEENSILEILKLNKEYLIDYGGHKKACGFSIAAEKLNVFVEKVIKDAENMFSFKENFSKENFYEAVLEINERNKKLLSLLPPFGEGNPPPILLAPKAKDGKDVIYTIDEENNIIIKDAF